A genomic stretch from bacterium BMS3Abin14 includes:
- the hprK gene encoding HPr kinase/phosphorylase — MISIPVGTFFEHNREELDLEVLAGWDGVERPIRIARIQKPGLALAGYLDQIHRDRVQILGKTEISYLAALETKVAWQRLNGLCSSGVSCLIVAKGLDVPDAMRELADRHKVPLLRSPEISSNLIRRVTNYLEDILAPETSVHGAMIDVFGVGILLLGKSGIGKSECALGLVERGHRLVGDDVVIIKRKVAGILSGSCDELIEHHIEIRGLGIINIKDLYGVSSIRKTKKLELIVELIEWLQGEEIERTGLDERTYSILDSSVPYLRIPVRPARDLSLIVEVAARNHLLKGMGYDAAQEFDINLSRKINSNRVKRKKPDLGSVE; from the coding sequence ATGATCAGCATCCCCGTAGGCACTTTCTTTGAACATAACCGGGAGGAACTTGATCTTGAGGTCCTCGCCGGCTGGGACGGGGTTGAAAGACCGATCCGGATCGCACGTATTCAGAAGCCCGGACTGGCCCTGGCGGGTTATCTCGACCAGATTCACAGGGACCGGGTACAGATTCTCGGAAAGACTGAAATATCCTATCTTGCAGCACTGGAGACCAAGGTGGCATGGCAGCGCCTGAACGGGCTGTGTTCCTCGGGGGTTTCCTGCCTCATCGTCGCAAAGGGCCTTGATGTTCCTGATGCGATGCGGGAACTGGCCGACCGGCACAAGGTCCCGTTGCTCAGATCACCGGAGATCTCGTCAAACCTCATCAGAAGGGTTACAAACTATCTCGAGGATATTCTGGCGCCGGAGACCTCTGTTCACGGCGCCATGATTGATGTGTTCGGCGTAGGCATACTGCTGCTGGGAAAGAGCGGTATCGGCAAAAGCGAGTGTGCCCTCGGGCTGGTGGAAAGAGGCCACAGGCTTGTGGGTGATGATGTAGTTATCATTAAAAGAAAGGTTGCCGGTATTCTGTCCGGAAGCTGTGATGAACTCATAGAACACCACATCGAGATCCGGGGACTGGGCATTATCAATATCAAAGACCTGTATGGTGTCTCATCCATCCGAAAAACAAAAAAACTAGAGCTTATAGTTGAACTGATTGAGTGGCTGCAGGGAGAGGAAATCGAGCGGACTGGACTCGACGAGCGCACCTATTCCATCCTGGATTCCAGTGTGCCCTATCTGAGAATCCCCGTTCGCCCGGCCCGGGATCTTTCCCTCATTGTCGAGGTGGCTGCCCGCAACCATCTACTCAAGGGAATGGGGTATGACGCGGCGCAGGAATTCGACATAAACCTGTCCAGGAAGATAAACAGCAACAGAGTGAAAAGGAAAAAACCAGACCTGGGGTCGGTCGAATGA
- a CDS encoding glmZ(sRNA)-inactivating NTPase, with amino-acid sequence MKRTEFVIITGASGTGKTTALKTLEDIGYYAVDNLPVDLLHSFAHLVETGHPDISRAAMVMDIREPDLQSRFPAVIESLREFGYRVVVVCLETSMEALQKRFSETRRVHPLASASPLSEALQIEHELIKPLSEAADIHLDTTDLNPHELKKLIRRRFGGTDKDGRMVLSFVSFGYKLGLPREADLVFDVRFLPNPFFVEDLRDRDGRDPEVRRFLEMSAGTEEFLQKLENFLTDLIPKYAGEARGYLTVAIGCTGGRHRSVAVVERVAGKFSNDKLVNVQVRHRDLREG; translated from the coding sequence ATGAAGAGAACCGAATTTGTCATTATCACCGGAGCATCAGGCACCGGGAAGACAACCGCGCTGAAGACCCTGGAGGATATCGGTTATTACGCTGTCGATAACCTTCCGGTGGACCTGCTCCACTCCTTTGCCCATCTCGTTGAAACGGGACATCCGGATATCAGCCGAGCTGCAATGGTTATGGACATACGGGAGCCCGACCTGCAGTCTCGCTTTCCAGCCGTCATAGAATCCCTGAGAGAGTTCGGCTACAGGGTTGTCGTCGTATGCCTGGAAACATCGATGGAGGCGCTGCAGAAGCGATTCAGCGAGACGAGGCGAGTTCATCCCCTTGCCTCCGCGTCGCCTTTGTCGGAGGCCCTTCAAATTGAGCACGAACTCATTAAACCGCTGAGTGAGGCAGCCGATATTCACCTGGATACCACGGATCTTAATCCACATGAGTTAAAGAAACTTATCCGGAGACGATTTGGAGGAACGGACAAGGACGGCCGGATGGTCCTGAGCTTTGTCTCCTTCGGATACAAACTGGGGCTTCCCAGGGAGGCGGATCTGGTTTTCGACGTTCGTTTTCTTCCCAACCCGTTTTTTGTGGAGGATCTCAGGGACAGGGACGGCAGAGACCCCGAGGTTCGGCGTTTCCTTGAGATGTCCGCCGGAACAGAGGAATTTCTGCAAAAACTGGAGAACTTCCTCACGGACCTTATCCCGAAATATGCTGGTGAGGCCCGGGGTTATCTGACGGTGGCCATCGGGTGTACCGGTGGACGGCATCGTTCGGTTGCCGTTGTAGAGAGGGTGGCGGGAAAATTCTCGAACGATAAACTGGTTAACGTACAGGTCAGACATCGGGACCTGCGGGAGGGGTGA
- the levE gene encoding fructose-specific phosphotransferase enzyme IIB component: MPVVLARVDDRLVHGQIIESWVPHLQADFVCVIGDKIFEDGPRCRLMRMIVPVPIVFSVVSTAGLKSCLEHRKDKNVLLLFGSLADVLTVARNGVSIGAVNIGNLHHLRRGLKVSPSVFLDRNDIEILGELLSLGIGVEAMDLPGGRSYDLSKIALSRGDVQ; encoded by the coding sequence ATGCCGGTGGTTCTTGCCAGGGTGGATGATCGTCTTGTACATGGACAGATCATTGAAAGCTGGGTCCCGCATCTCCAGGCTGATTTTGTCTGTGTGATTGGCGATAAGATTTTCGAGGACGGTCCCAGATGCCGCCTGATGCGCATGATCGTTCCCGTCCCAATCGTATTTTCCGTCGTTTCCACCGCCGGCCTGAAATCATGTCTTGAACATCGAAAGGATAAAAATGTTCTTCTCCTGTTCGGTTCCCTCGCGGACGTACTCACGGTGGCCAGAAACGGAGTATCCATCGGTGCGGTGAACATCGGCAACCTCCATCACCTGCGGCGGGGATTGAAGGTGAGCCCATCGGTCTTTCTGGACAGAAACGACATTGAAATTCTCGGTGAGTTATTATCCCTGGGGATCGGAGTCGAAGCCATGGACCTTCCCGGAGGAAGATCCTATGACCTGTCAAAAATCGCTCTCTCAAGGGGTGAT
- the manX gene encoding PTS system mannose-specific EIIAB component — protein MIEGIGIVLVTHEGLGGALVDTCVAITGTLENLTHVAVMASDGVGEVRENIDRAINSVKGDRGAILLVDMFGGTPSNISLSFLAEGKVEVVTGVNLPMLLKVAAFDSTTSLDEAARMLRDYGRQHIKVAAEYLSGK, from the coding sequence ATGATTGAAGGTATAGGCATAGTCCTTGTTACCCATGAGGGGCTCGGTGGGGCATTGGTTGACACCTGCGTCGCTATAACCGGCACATTGGAGAACCTGACCCATGTAGCGGTCATGGCTTCCGACGGTGTCGGGGAGGTCAGGGAAAACATTGATCGCGCGATCAATAGCGTAAAGGGCGACAGAGGCGCCATCCTGCTGGTGGATATGTTCGGGGGGACTCCATCAAATATCAGCCTTTCGTTTCTTGCTGAAGGTAAGGTTGAGGTTGTGACAGGCGTCAATCTCCCCATGTTGCTGAAGGTTGCGGCCTTCGACAGCACAACCTCTCTGGACGAAGCGGCCCGGATGCTCAGAGATTATGGCAGGCAGCACATCAAGGTGGCTGCGGAATACCTGTCCGGTAAATAG
- the fruA gene encoding PTS system fructose-specific EIIABC component: MKIVDVLSPEDILPELAASSMEEVLREFAEYLKTREVIKDVDELVDVLQNREKLGSTGIGNGVAVPHGRLPDMDGIVVVFGRSTGGVDFNAPDRELVHLFFLLVAPEDSAGDHLKTLARISRIVKSPDCRRALMESMDNESLYQVISEEDKRH, from the coding sequence ATGAAGATCGTGGATGTTCTTTCACCGGAGGATATTTTACCCGAACTTGCCGCCTCTTCCATGGAGGAGGTGTTAAGAGAGTTTGCGGAGTATCTTAAAACACGAGAGGTTATCAAGGACGTTGATGAGTTGGTGGATGTCCTTCAGAACAGGGAAAAACTGGGGAGTACCGGGATCGGCAACGGTGTTGCTGTTCCTCATGGCAGGCTTCCCGATATGGATGGAATAGTTGTTGTTTTCGGACGTTCCACCGGAGGGGTTGACTTTAATGCCCCCGATCGGGAATTGGTTCACCTGTTTTTTCTCCTGGTTGCGCCGGAGGATTCCGCTGGTGATCATCTCAAGACCCTCGCACGGATTTCACGGATCGTTAAAAGCCCCGATTGCCGCCGGGCACTTATGGAATCCATGGACAATGAATCCCTTTACCAGGTGATTTCCGAGGAGGACAAGCGGCACTGA